In Plectropomus leopardus isolate mb unplaced genomic scaffold, YSFRI_Pleo_2.0 unplaced_scaffold1185, whole genome shotgun sequence, one DNA window encodes the following:
- the LOC121963602 gene encoding target of Nesh-SH3-like, with translation MFRLPGSIVEEPFYGSPARPSVPINKKPNQVDKPGETDKVNNLKQTDKLPILKPKVPPATAKPTKLDRKQTTTGAPPTAVTRQETWEDSDLFKSQPASDVDALGKKRYVAPHVVYQTGKKPDEPCSITSSLNYFPGDEPGETNVTAPPRSPPSNLTVVTVEGCPSFVILDWEKTDNDTTEYEVISTAKGPDGEQVSILTTNQTHTAVENLKPESSYEFKVKPKNELGEGPPSEPVSFNTESADPRVSENVSGKDAIWTQFPFKTDSYSDCHGKQYVKRTWYRKFVGVQLCNSLRYKIYLSDSLNGKFHNIGDQTGFGEDHCQFVDSFLEGKTGRQLRADQLPARPGFYRAVRQEPVHFGQIGGHSHINYVSWYECGTPIPGKW, from the exons ATGTTTCGCCTCCCGGGCTCCATCGTCGAGGAGCCGTTTTATG GATCCCCGGCTCGCCCGTCCGTCCCCATCAACAAGAAACCCAACCAGGTGGACAAACCCGGAGAGACAG ATAAGGTGAACAACCTGAAGCAGACGGACAAGCTGCCGATCCTCAAACCCAAAGTCCCGCCGGCGACCGCCAAGCCCACCAAACTGGACCGGAAGCAGACCACGACCGGAGCGCCGCCAACAGCCG TGACTCGACAGGAGACCTGGGAGGACTCGGACCTGTTTAAATCTCAGCCGGCCTCTGACGTCGACGCCTTGGGGAAGAAGCGCTACGTAG CGCCTCACGTCGTCTACCAGACGGGGAAGAAACCAGATGAGCCTTGCTCCATCACGTCTTCCCTCAACTACTTCCCCGGAGACGAACCGGGAGAGACGAACGTGACGGCTCCGCCTAGGTCTCCTCCGTCCAACCTCACCGTGGTGACTGTGGAGGGATGCCCGTCCTTCGTCATCCTGGACTGGGAGAAAACTGACAACGACACAACCG AGTACGAGGTCATCTCCACTGCTAAGGGACCCGACGGTGAGCAGGTCTCCATCCTGACCACCAACCAGACTCACACCGCCGTGGAGAACCTAAAGCCTGAGAGCAG ctaCGAGTTTAAGGTGAAGCCAAAGAACGAGCTGGGTGAAGGTCCTCCCAGTGAGCCGGTGTCCTTCAACACAGAGTCGG CGGATCCTCGAGTGAGCGAGAACGTCTCAG GAAAAGACGCCATCTGGACTCAGTTCCCCTTTAAGACGGACTCGTACTCGGACTGTCACGGTAAGCAGTACGTCAAGAGAACCTGGTACAGGAAGTTCGTCGGGGTCCAGCTGTGCAACTCGCTCAGGTACAAGATCTACCTAAGCGACTCCCTCAACG GTAAATTCCACAACATCGGGGACCAGACCGGCTTCGGTGAGGACCACTGTCAGTTTGTGGATTCGTTCCTGGAGGGAAAAACAGGCCGGCAGCTCCGGGCAGACCAGCTCCCTGCCAGACCCG GTTTCTACAGAGCTGTGCGTCAGGAGCCCGTCCATTTTGGACAGATAGGAGGACACTCCCACATAAACTACGTCTCATGGTACGAGTGTGGGACGCCCATCCCCGGGAAATGGTGA